From Paenibacillus sp. V4I7, one genomic window encodes:
- a CDS encoding CD3324 family protein: MSYKNGKDVLPPNLLKQLQEYIQGEIVYIPKKEQKRAGWGENNGTRIIIERRNREIFRLYQTGSTVMELIKVFHLSEDSIRKIIVKTRELTANQA, from the coding sequence ATGAGTTACAAGAACGGGAAAGACGTTCTTCCCCCTAACCTATTAAAACAATTACAAGAATATATCCAAGGTGAAATTGTATATATCCCTAAGAAAGAGCAGAAGCGCGCTGGATGGGGAGAAAATAACGGAACACGTATTATCATCGAGCGTAGAAATCGAGAAATTTTCCGGTTGTACCAAACTGGTTCCACCGTAATGGAACTAATCAAAGTCTTTCATTTATCGGAAGACAGCATCCGCAAAATTATCGTGAAAACACGCGAATTAACAGCTAATCAGGCATAG
- a CDS encoding heavy metal-binding domain-containing protein, with translation MIVATTENIAGYEVTEVLGSTFGVVVRARGIGGDILASLKGLVGGEVTQYTQMVEDGRKQAMDRLVKNAAAMGADAIVMMRFDSGDIGQNMSEIVAYGTAVRTRRL, from the coding sequence ATGATAGTAGCTACAACAGAAAACATCGCAGGCTATGAAGTCACGGAAGTGTTGGGCAGTACTTTTGGGGTCGTTGTGCGAGCCAGAGGGATCGGCGGCGATATTCTTGCCTCTTTAAAGGGACTTGTCGGTGGGGAAGTCACGCAGTATACCCAGATGGTAGAAGACGGACGAAAGCAAGCCATGGACCGATTAGTCAAAAATGCCGCAGCTATGGGCGCTGATGCCATCGTAATGATGCGTTTCGATAGCGGTGACATCGGACAAAATATGAGTGAAATCGTCGCTTATGGCACTGCCGTCCGGACACGAAGGCTATGA
- a CDS encoding sugar phosphate isomerase/epimerase, which produces MLKGVNQWCFPEGLPLQQLFSISREAGYDAVELNVNPLGGVGLTMETTATEAEEIGRMAKEYGIQLRSLSTSLLWHTPLSSADASVREQGRRVVEKQLELAELLGIDTVLVVPGAVNEETSYDECYDRSRAELALLVKEAERRRVRIGIENVWNKFLLSPLEMRAYVDDFQSSYLGVYFDVGNILHNGYPQQWIKILGSRIFKVHVKDYRPGVGTGHGFVPLLSGDVNWTAVRSALKDIGYTDTVTAEVGLYAESPLQTVYDTSRHLDIILGGAPR; this is translated from the coding sequence ATGTTAAAAGGAGTAAATCAATGGTGCTTCCCTGAAGGGCTGCCGCTGCAGCAGCTATTCTCGATTAGCCGTGAGGCTGGTTATGACGCGGTTGAGCTGAATGTCAATCCATTAGGCGGTGTTGGTTTGACCATGGAGACGACTGCGACGGAGGCAGAGGAGATTGGCCGCATGGCAAAAGAGTACGGTATTCAGCTGCGAAGCTTGTCTACCTCTCTGCTGTGGCACACTCCGCTATCTTCGGCGGACGCGTCTGTACGAGAGCAGGGGCGTCGCGTTGTCGAGAAACAGCTGGAGCTAGCGGAGCTGCTAGGTATCGATACAGTGCTTGTCGTACCTGGAGCCGTCAACGAGGAGACCTCGTATGATGAGTGCTACGACCGCAGCCGTGCTGAACTCGCTTTGCTGGTGAAAGAAGCAGAACGACGTCGCGTTCGCATTGGCATCGAAAACGTGTGGAACAAATTTTTGCTTTCGCCGCTTGAAATGCGTGCTTATGTCGACGATTTTCAATCTTCTTATCTTGGCGTTTATTTTGATGTAGGCAATATTTTGCATAACGGTTATCCGCAGCAGTGGATCAAAATTCTTGGTTCACGTATATTCAAAGTGCATGTCAAGGATTACCGACCAGGTGTAGGCACCGGTCATGGTTTTGTCCCGCTGCTCTCGGGCGATGTCAATTGGACGGCAGTCCGATCGGCGCTAAAGGACATCGGGTATACCGATACAGTGACGGCTGAAGTCGGTCTGTACGCAGAAAGTCCGCTGCAGACAGTGTATGACACTTCTCGGCACTTGGATATTATTCTTGGCGGAGCTCCGCGGTAA
- a CDS encoding AraC family transcriptional regulator — protein sequence MQDELDIRSFIGTHDADFYDDGFHRHSAVEVSIVLEGRCLFEWSRRSWMEAGHIVIIPSDMSHRFEAVTNVRFGVILLQGVTSRTMELIAKLGGSGFTGDGGGADRSPLFLALSRLDKERFERLFREWLRMKASFLKEKQANYSAWMEVLLLFLLEHSQQDLQGMTVTKAADYMRENVQESVHISDLAEMAGFTEPAFRRVFEQMYGVSPKQYQQQCRLQEAKWLLSSTEKDMREIAEQVGFFRLHSFSQWFKEQEGLPPTAWRKSQRLQHGSMLD from the coding sequence ATGCAAGATGAGCTGGATATCCGCAGTTTTATCGGCACACATGATGCTGATTTTTATGATGATGGATTTCACCGTCATTCGGCCGTTGAAGTCAGTATCGTGCTAGAAGGACGGTGCTTGTTCGAGTGGTCGAGGCGAAGCTGGATGGAAGCAGGGCATATCGTCATTATCCCTTCAGACATGTCACACAGATTTGAAGCTGTTACGAATGTGAGATTTGGGGTTATTTTGCTGCAGGGCGTAACGTCACGTACGATGGAGCTGATCGCGAAGCTCGGAGGCAGCGGATTTACTGGCGACGGAGGCGGTGCAGATAGATCGCCTTTATTCCTTGCTTTATCCCGACTGGACAAAGAACGATTCGAGCGATTGTTTCGGGAGTGGTTGCGGATGAAAGCATCGTTCTTAAAGGAGAAGCAAGCTAATTATTCGGCATGGATGGAAGTGCTGCTGCTTTTTTTGCTTGAACACTCGCAGCAGGATTTGCAGGGAATGACGGTGACGAAAGCGGCTGACTATATGCGTGAAAATGTGCAGGAATCTGTTCACATTTCTGATTTGGCAGAGATGGCCGGTTTTACGGAGCCCGCCTTTCGCCGTGTCTTTGAACAAATGTATGGCGTTAGCCCAAAGCAATATCAGCAGCAGTGCCGTTTGCAGGAGGCAAAATGGCTGCTTAGCTCAACAGAGAAGGATATGCGTGAAATCGCCGAGCAGGTAGGCTTTTTCAGGTTGCATTCTTTTTCACAGTGGTTTAAGGAACAAGAGGGTCTCCCGCCTACGGCTTGGCGGAAAAGTCAACGGTTGCAGCACGGTTCGATGTTGGACTAG
- a CDS encoding gamma-glutamylcyclotransferase, translating into MISVFVYGTLLVGESNHYVAEPFVLSVQPGAVRGRLYDVGHYPALALPTEHEESQENIVVGEWFEVTEAGLKAMDILEDYYGPGHSNEYERVWITDVKGSREGWVYIWQDVSGLSEITSGSWKAK; encoded by the coding sequence ATGATTTCAGTTTTCGTCTATGGGACACTTCTAGTAGGAGAGAGCAACCACTATGTTGCGGAGCCTTTTGTGCTCTCCGTTCAGCCTGGTGCGGTTCGCGGCCGTTTGTACGATGTTGGTCACTACCCCGCACTTGCTTTGCCTACCGAACATGAGGAATCGCAAGAAAATATCGTTGTCGGTGAATGGTTTGAGGTCACGGAAGCAGGACTGAAGGCCATGGACATTTTGGAAGATTATTACGGACCCGGTCATTCCAATGAGTATGAACGCGTATGGATTACTGACGTGAAAGGCTCACGAGAAGGTTGGGTATATATTTGGCAAGATGTCAGCGGCCTTAGTGAAATAACGAGCGGATCGTGGAAAGCTAAATAA
- a CDS encoding biotin-dependent carboxyltransferase family protein: MKRRGTWEMGFEVIKPGLLSTLQDEGRYGQRKYGVITSGPMDLFAHRAANILVGNDRGAAVLEITLLGPSMVAQKDMLLSLCGADMEADRDGIRVPLWRPFMIRKGDQLNVHYAVKGCRAYLAVYGGFEVKPVMGSRSTYLRAGIGGHQGRALQAGDDLPVRQEVIGDYLHHIGSVSAFIRPGYEENPVVRVVKGKEAALFTDASIRSLMSQSYIVTAQSDRMGYRLEGMRLELSDGVPSEMISEAVVQGTIQVPPSGQPILLMADCQTTGGYPRIAHVITADLPLVAQVKPGGKLRFREVSHREAQEQILLQAMDLRLLEAGVRAWVRDRG; the protein is encoded by the coding sequence ATGAAAAGGAGAGGAACATGGGAAATGGGCTTTGAGGTCATCAAGCCAGGATTATTATCAACCTTGCAGGATGAGGGGCGGTACGGACAACGGAAGTATGGCGTCATTACATCTGGCCCCATGGACCTCTTTGCGCATCGAGCAGCCAATATACTCGTTGGGAATGATAGAGGCGCAGCTGTTCTAGAGATCACACTGCTAGGACCAAGCATGGTTGCGCAAAAGGATATGCTGCTATCTCTATGTGGAGCTGATATGGAAGCAGATAGGGATGGTATTCGGGTTCCATTGTGGCGACCATTTATGATCCGTAAAGGAGACCAGTTAAACGTTCATTATGCAGTTAAGGGGTGCAGAGCCTACTTAGCCGTGTATGGTGGTTTCGAGGTGAAACCTGTGATGGGCAGCAGAAGCACCTATTTACGTGCAGGAATAGGCGGCCATCAGGGGAGGGCATTACAAGCTGGAGATGATTTGCCGGTAAGACAAGAGGTGATAGGCGATTATCTTCACCATATAGGGTCAGTGAGTGCCTTTATTCGTCCGGGCTATGAAGAAAATCCTGTTGTAAGAGTCGTAAAAGGGAAGGAAGCTGCTCTTTTCACAGACGCAAGCATACGCAGCTTAATGTCTCAAAGCTATATTGTTACCGCGCAATCAGATCGTATGGGTTATCGCTTGGAAGGGATGAGGCTTGAACTCTCTGATGGCGTACCGAGTGAGATGATCTCAGAAGCTGTCGTCCAAGGGACGATTCAAGTACCCCCAAGTGGACAGCCCATCTTGCTGATGGCGGACTGCCAAACAACCGGAGGCTACCCGCGCATCGCGCATGTCATCACGGCCGATCTTCCTTTAGTAGCTCAGGTGAAACCAGGCGGAAAGCTTCGTTTCCGAGAGGTCAGCCACCGTGAAGCCCAGGAGCAGATCTTGCTGCAGGCGATGGATTTGCGGCTGCTTGAGGCTGGGGTTCGGGCTTGGGTGCGGGATCGTGGGTGA
- a CDS encoding HD family phosphohydrolase, with protein sequence MSGLGPILLIYGTWIVGFIILLLLGYLIYDKRYKNNGSTNPSKPSNGFVSTSEVFIDPKDGFTYRVYYNPRSGDREYIRES encoded by the coding sequence ATGAGTGGACTCGGTCCGATTTTACTTATTTATGGAACATGGATCGTCGGCTTTATCATTCTCCTTCTTCTGGGCTATCTCATTTATGACAAACGCTATAAAAACAACGGTTCAACGAACCCTAGCAAGCCTTCAAACGGCTTTGTCTCAACGTCAGAAGTATTCATTGATCCCAAGGATGGATTCACTTATCGGGTGTATTACAATCCTAGATCAGGGGACCGGGAATACATTCGCGAATCCTAA
- a CDS encoding LamB/YcsF family protein, producing MLRIDLNCDMGEGFGAYRLGRDEELLDFVSSANIACGFHAGDPATMRSTVQRCLRKGVAIGAHPGLPDLQGFGRREIVITPAEAYELTLYQLGALQAFVHAEGGRLQHVKPHGALYHMAAKRHDLAAAIAAATASVSAELTLFGPPGSELLRAGAAAGLRTASEAFADRSYQRDGTLTPRDQPGALLFSAADAAAQVVRLVREGKVLSQEGEDLSMRADTICIHGDGAHAVEFARDIRALLNSSGIAVMALGH from the coding sequence ATTCTGCGTATTGACTTGAATTGTGATATGGGTGAAGGCTTCGGCGCTTATCGCCTTGGGCGGGATGAGGAGCTGCTTGACTTCGTCAGCTCCGCCAACATCGCCTGCGGGTTCCACGCAGGCGATCCCGCAACCATGCGCAGCACTGTGCAGCGGTGCTTGCGCAAGGGCGTTGCGATCGGGGCCCATCCGGGCCTACCCGATCTACAGGGCTTCGGCCGGCGCGAGATCGTGATCACGCCGGCGGAGGCATACGAGCTGACGTTGTATCAGCTCGGTGCGCTGCAGGCGTTCGTCCACGCCGAAGGCGGACGCCTGCAGCACGTCAAGCCGCATGGCGCGCTCTATCACATGGCTGCGAAGCGCCATGATCTCGCCGCGGCCATTGCGGCTGCGACCGCCAGCGTCAGCGCGGAGCTGACGCTGTTCGGCCCGCCCGGCAGCGAGCTGCTGCGGGCGGGTGCCGCCGCGGGGCTGCGGACCGCGAGCGAAGCCTTCGCGGACCGCAGCTACCAGCGGGACGGCACGCTAACGCCCCGCGATCAGCCGGGGGCGCTGCTCTTCAGCGCCGCCGACGCTGCGGCGCAGGTCGTAAGGCTCGTCCGCGAAGGGAAGGTCCTCTCCCAGGAGGGAGAGGATCTGAGCATGCGCGCGGACACGATCTGCATCCACGGCGATGGTGCACACGCCGTGGAGTTCGCGCGCGACATCCGCGCGCTGCTAAACAGCAGCGGCATCGCAGTGATGGCGCTCGGGCATTAG
- a CDS encoding bifunctional UDP-sugar hydrolase/5'-nucleotidase: MTQLSKLQKSRVTILETSDLHGNMLPIHYANNQPNDVGLSKVAALIAAERKKEAHVIVIDNGDLIQGTPLAYHHARLDNETMDPMVLGLNYVGYDAAVIGNHEFNYGLRVLRKAVKESKFPWLCANIVDTESGEPFLGKPYLIKELSDGVRIGILGLTTPYIPNWENPDHIKGLRFEDALESAKKWVKVLKEHEQVDAVVVSYHGGFERHLTTGEPTEPLTGENQGYQLCMEVEGIDVLLTGHQHRSIAGVEINGVVIVQPGTAGVTLGKVELELSMVDGKWLIDAKKSELLSVANMEADKKLIELVSAYEAKTQEWLDQPIGKLSGDMLVKDPMQIRLKDNALIEFINCVQMELSGAAISNTALFDNVSPGFPADITMRDIVSNYIYPNTLKVIRISGQDIKDALEQSAEYFELTVAGEVQVSSKFRDPKPSHYNYDMWEGITYKLNISRPIGMRVVQLEYEGKPLDLEALYDVVMNNYRAAGGGNYAMFQDKPVIKDIPTDVAELLAGYIMERGTIEASVNENWEVIWN; encoded by the coding sequence TTGACTCAACTTAGTAAACTGCAGAAAAGTAGAGTAACTATACTAGAAACGAGTGACCTGCATGGAAATATGCTGCCTATTCACTATGCAAACAATCAACCGAACGATGTGGGTTTATCCAAGGTGGCTGCACTTATAGCTGCAGAACGAAAGAAAGAAGCCCATGTTATTGTGATCGATAATGGGGACCTGATTCAAGGAACGCCGCTTGCTTATCATCATGCTAGATTAGATAACGAGACAATGGACCCGATGGTCCTTGGTCTGAACTATGTGGGTTATGATGCGGCCGTTATTGGCAATCATGAATTTAACTATGGACTTCGTGTTCTGCGTAAAGCGGTTAAGGAATCAAAGTTTCCTTGGTTATGTGCCAACATTGTGGATACGGAAAGCGGAGAACCGTTCCTAGGAAAACCATATTTGATTAAAGAGTTATCGGACGGCGTTCGCATAGGAATTCTAGGATTGACAACTCCCTATATTCCGAATTGGGAAAATCCCGATCATATCAAGGGTCTGCGGTTCGAAGATGCTTTAGAGTCGGCTAAAAAATGGGTAAAGGTACTTAAAGAGCATGAACAAGTGGATGCCGTTGTAGTCTCCTACCATGGCGGTTTTGAAAGACATCTAACGACAGGTGAGCCTACGGAGCCTCTAACGGGAGAGAACCAGGGCTATCAACTATGCATGGAAGTAGAAGGGATAGATGTTCTGCTTACAGGGCATCAACACCGAAGCATTGCGGGAGTAGAAATCAATGGTGTCGTCATTGTTCAACCAGGAACTGCCGGTGTAACACTTGGTAAAGTAGAATTAGAGCTCTCGATGGTAGATGGCAAATGGCTCATCGATGCCAAGAAATCGGAGCTGCTTTCTGTGGCTAATATGGAAGCGGACAAGAAATTGATAGAGCTTGTCAGCGCATATGAAGCGAAGACACAGGAGTGGCTTGACCAACCAATTGGTAAGCTGTCCGGAGATATGCTCGTCAAAGATCCCATGCAAATTCGCTTGAAGGACAATGCGCTAATCGAGTTCATCAATTGTGTTCAGATGGAGCTCTCGGGAGCAGCCATTTCAAATACAGCACTGTTTGATAATGTATCACCTGGGTTTCCAGCCGACATAACAATGAGGGACATCGTGTCAAACTACATTTACCCGAATACTTTGAAAGTGATACGCATTTCCGGACAAGACATCAAGGATGCGTTAGAGCAATCAGCAGAATACTTTGAATTAACAGTAGCTGGTGAAGTTCAAGTGAGCAGCAAGTTTAGAGACCCGAAGCCGTCGCATTATAACTATGATATGTGGGAAGGGATTACCTATAAATTGAACATATCCCGCCCCATTGGCATGCGTGTCGTACAACTGGAATATGAAGGGAAACCGCTGGATCTCGAAGCCTTATATGATGTGGTTATGAATAATTACCGGGCTGCAGGCGGTGGCAATTATGCGATGTTCCAAGATAAACCGGTGATCAAGGATATCCCTACTGATGTGGCTGAACTATTGGCAGGTTACATCATGGAGCGCGGTACCATTGAAGCTAGTGTGAACGAAAATTGGGAAGTCATCTGGAACTAG
- a CDS encoding response regulator: MSVYKILLADDEIALRFLLTETLSDEGYAISEVEDGQQAMEQLQKETYDLIILDYMMPERTGVEVCEWLRHSDNANRDIPVILLTAKALEKDKEKAKAAGVTTYIVKPFSPLQLIDTVGQLLQR; the protein is encoded by the coding sequence ATGTCTGTTTATAAAATTTTACTTGCAGATGACGAAATCGCGCTACGTTTTCTGCTTACTGAAACTCTTTCTGATGAAGGTTATGCCATCTCGGAAGTTGAAGATGGTCAACAAGCGATGGAGCAATTGCAAAAGGAAACCTACGATCTTATCATACTTGACTATATGATGCCGGAGCGGACGGGTGTTGAAGTCTGTGAATGGCTGCGACATAGCGATAATGCCAATCGGGATATACCGGTTATTTTGCTGACGGCTAAGGCCTTAGAGAAGGACAAAGAAAAAGCCAAAGCAGCAGGCGTAACCACCTATATTGTTAAACCATTCAGCCCTCTTCAATTAATCGATACGGTCGGACAATTATTACAACGTTAG
- a CDS encoding alpha/beta hydrolase: protein MIKTIELWPGASKDSIGDDNQGCPSLTLYPVSKEGLSSAVIVCPGGGYGRRAAHEGEPLAKWLNGLGITALVLNYRVAPYEHPVPLQDAQRAIRTVRHHAEEWQIDSNRIGILGFSAGGHLASTAGTHYDAGDQESVDPIERQSCRPDVMVLCYPVITFSSEYGHEGSKLNLLGKTPDEKLVKLLSNEQQVTAHTPPTFLWHTADDAAVPVENSLLFAGALSRHKVPFDLHVFESGRHGIGIAVDHQEAYIWPELCANWLKKQHFA, encoded by the coding sequence ATGATAAAAACGATTGAATTATGGCCCGGAGCATCCAAGGATAGTATAGGTGACGATAACCAAGGATGCCCGAGTTTGACTTTATACCCTGTGTCTAAGGAAGGCTTGAGCTCTGCAGTTATAGTATGTCCCGGAGGAGGCTACGGTAGGCGTGCTGCTCATGAGGGAGAGCCCCTTGCGAAATGGTTAAACGGACTTGGGATCACAGCACTTGTTTTGAATTACCGCGTAGCTCCTTACGAACACCCGGTTCCACTCCAAGATGCACAGCGGGCAATTCGAACAGTAAGGCATCATGCTGAAGAATGGCAAATCGATTCGAACCGCATTGGTATTCTCGGCTTCTCGGCCGGTGGACATTTAGCTTCTACAGCCGGTACACATTACGATGCAGGGGATCAGGAATCCGTCGATCCGATCGAAAGACAAAGCTGTCGTCCCGATGTGATGGTGCTGTGTTACCCCGTTATTACCTTCTCCAGTGAGTATGGACATGAAGGTTCAAAGCTTAATTTACTAGGAAAAACACCGGATGAGAAGTTAGTCAAGCTGCTATCCAACGAGCAACAAGTAACAGCGCATACCCCACCGACTTTTCTGTGGCATACTGCTGATGATGCGGCCGTACCCGTAGAGAACAGTTTGCTTTTTGCAGGAGCGCTTAGCCGTCATAAAGTACCTTTTGACCTGCACGTGTTTGAGAGCGGACGTCATGGTATTGGAATAGCTGTTGATCATCAGGAAGCTTACATTTGGCCTGAACTATGTGCAAATTGGCTCAAAAAGCAACATTTTGCATGA
- a CDS encoding Gfo/Idh/MocA family protein, with the protein MEKVRIGFIGVGGMAEYHMKTLQQIDDAVITAVCDMNADRAREISETFGANTYETVIEMMDAGVIDALYICTPPFAREGIEEAAAARGIHLLSEKPIGLHMEEVRRKEQIIRESGIIHSSGYCLRYLDTVQKAKQYLADKQVDMVLAYRIGGMPEVSWWRLMERSGGQLVEQSTHQVDLIRYLAGEFDYVQANYEQRHIHRIHPEATVYDVGIVSFGLRSGALGTISNTSLSRKIGRGDVEFFGHDFYVSISGMTVRIVDDTQDVTLTSEMDFYLEQNRAFVAAVKTGRQELVLGDYSEAAATLEVTLAANDSAVAKQAITITSA; encoded by the coding sequence ATGGAAAAAGTAAGAATCGGATTTATTGGTGTAGGCGGCATGGCAGAGTACCATATGAAAACATTGCAGCAAATCGATGACGCAGTGATTACGGCCGTATGCGACATGAACGCGGATCGGGCGAGGGAGATCTCTGAAACTTTCGGCGCAAACACGTACGAAACTGTGATAGAAATGATGGACGCGGGGGTAATCGATGCGCTTTATATATGCACGCCACCTTTTGCTAGGGAAGGGATTGAAGAAGCGGCTGCAGCACGGGGCATACATCTGTTATCGGAGAAACCAATCGGCTTACATATGGAGGAGGTACGTCGTAAAGAACAGATTATTCGAGAATCGGGCATCATCCATTCGTCAGGCTATTGCCTGCGTTATCTGGACACTGTGCAGAAGGCAAAGCAGTATTTGGCTGATAAGCAAGTAGATATGGTGCTCGCGTACCGAATTGGCGGTATGCCGGAGGTAAGTTGGTGGAGGCTTATGGAACGTTCGGGCGGTCAACTTGTAGAGCAATCGACACATCAAGTGGACTTGATTCGTTATTTGGCCGGTGAGTTTGACTACGTCCAAGCGAATTATGAGCAGAGACACATCCATCGGATCCATCCAGAGGCAACTGTGTATGATGTGGGCATCGTATCTTTCGGGCTGCGCAGTGGGGCGCTAGGCACGATTAGCAATACAAGCTTGTCCCGTAAAATTGGACGCGGGGATGTGGAGTTTTTCGGGCATGACTTCTACGTGTCAATTAGCGGTATGACGGTTCGGATTGTGGATGATACGCAAGACGTGACTTTGACGTCGGAGATGGATTTTTACCTCGAGCAAAATCGGGCGTTTGTCGCAGCAGTGAAAACAGGACGGCAGGAGCTAGTGCTCGGTGATTATAGCGAAGCGGCAGCGACGCTCGAGGTTACACTGGCGGCGAATGATTCGGCCGTTGCGAAGCAAGCGATAACGATCACTTCAGCATAA
- the pxpB gene encoding 5-oxoprolinase subunit PxpB, with product MTKLFYECHMLGDSAIVIRLGSDIDLSILNRVRQLTAYLVNNRFEGFIEMVTAYTTITIYYDSFQVYSHYSEEGTTRKNGRASWTNTLLPYDIVLLHIQSLLDNFEHTNEVHMNELGRTIDIPVCYGEDYGPDLADVAAYHRVSKEEIVHLHTSQIFPVYMIGFAPGFPYLGGLNDQLATPRKPVPRTRIPVGSVGIGGAQTGIYPFETPGGWNLIGRTPLALFRPESDHPSLLKVGDQVRFVSITAEQFQYEKERNMGNGL from the coding sequence ATGACCAAACTATTTTACGAATGCCATATGCTTGGAGATTCGGCTATTGTGATTAGGCTTGGTTCAGATATTGATTTATCGATTCTGAATCGAGTACGTCAATTAACAGCTTACCTAGTGAATAATCGTTTTGAAGGTTTTATCGAAATGGTAACGGCATATACAACAATCACGATATATTATGACAGCTTCCAGGTTTACAGCCACTATTCAGAAGAGGGAACCACCCGAAAAAATGGGCGTGCCAGCTGGACGAATACGTTACTCCCCTATGACATTGTCTTATTACATATACAAAGTCTCTTAGATAATTTTGAGCATACAAATGAGGTTCATATGAATGAGCTTGGGAGAACTATTGATATCCCTGTTTGTTACGGTGAGGATTATGGACCGGATCTTGCGGATGTCGCGGCCTATCATCGTGTTAGCAAGGAAGAGATCGTGCACCTGCACACCTCACAGATCTTTCCAGTATATATGATTGGCTTTGCACCTGGATTTCCTTATTTGGGTGGATTGAACGACCAGCTAGCTACACCAAGGAAACCGGTACCTCGGACGAGGATACCTGTCGGCTCGGTAGGCATTGGCGGCGCTCAAACAGGCATCTACCCCTTTGAAACGCCGGGCGGCTGGAATTTGATTGGTCGTACCCCGTTGGCTTTATTTCGTCCAGAGTCTGATCATCCATCACTACTGAAGGTAGGAGATCAAGTAAGATTTGTATCCATCACGGCAGAGCAGTTTCAATATGAAAAGGAGAGGAACATGGGAAATGGGCTTTGA